A stretch of the Marmota flaviventris isolate mMarFla1 chromosome 12, mMarFla1.hap1, whole genome shotgun sequence genome encodes the following:
- the LOC139707875 gene encoding LOW QUALITY PROTEIN: kanadaptin-like (The sequence of the model RefSeq protein was modified relative to this genomic sequence to represent the inferred CDS: inserted 1 base in 1 codon) produces MRGAFLVCKSEIQQIWPELSGDFKKPALPATPAVRSKAPXNPEEVKKEWPTEPRDSDSTEPDVPPRRDSGETRSGETRSVQEEQLRPPTAVSYPGGPARALLYREPPWGSPAMAPYSLETLKGGTILGTRSLKGTSCYLLGRLSSCDMCLEHPSVSRYHAVLQHRASDPDGECDGQEQGFYLYDLGSTHGTFLNKTRIPPRTYCRVHVGHVFRFGGSTRLFILQGPEEDREAEYELTVTQLKELRKQQQMLLEKKMLGEDSDEEEEMDNTEWKRNTSNQDDDMGCTWGMGEDAVEDDAEENPIVLEFQQEREAFYIKDPKKALQGFFDREGEELEYEFYEQGHSTWLCRVRLPVDDSTGKQLVAEAIHSGKKKEAMIQCSLEACRILDTLGLLRQEAVSRKRKAKNWEDEYFYDSDDDTFLDRTGLVEKKHLNRMKKAGKIDEKPETFESLVAKLNDAERELSEISESLKSSSKALSESPPQDSLDAFMSEMKSGSALDGVSRKKLHLRTFELRKEQQRLKGLIKIVKPADIPELKKTESQTTDTENKAKKLTLPLFGAMKGGSKFKLKTGTVGKFPPKRPELPPALMRMKDEPEVEEEEEEEDEEEEKEKGEHEEKMEDGNSRLPQEIEPETSVQEMSSPTDLTCSKETKNHENMSQISHMEQKKNYQEINETSSSCKEPSAPKNEYEKSRDELKKKKAPGPGKFPPTLSSKYPEDDPDYCVWVPPEGQSGDGRTHLNDKYGY; encoded by the exons gCCAGAACTGAGTGGCGACTTTAAGAAGCCAGCCCTGCCGGCGACCCCAGCAGTGCGGAGTAAGGCTC CAAACCCTGAGGAGGTGAAGAAGGAATGGCCCACGGAGCCGCGGGACTCTGACTCTACGGAGCCCGACGTTCCGCCTAGGCGGGACAGCGGAGAGACTAGGAGTGGAGAGACTAGGAGTGTCCAGGAAGAGCAGCTGCGTCCCCCCACCGCGGTTTCCTACCCTGGTGGCCCGGCTCGAGCTCTGCTGTACAGAGAGCCGCCGTGGGGCAGCCCAGCCATGGCCCCCTATAGCCTAGAGACCCTGAAGGGCGGCACCATCCTGGGCACCCGTAGCTTAAAAGGGACAAGTTGCTACCTTTTGGGGAGGCTGTCTAGCTGCGACATGTGCCTGGAGCACCCTTCGGTGTCTCGGTACCACGCGGTGCTCCAACACAGGGCGTCCGACCCGGACGGAGAATGCGACGGCCAAGAGCAGGGCTTCTACCTCTACGACCTGGGAAGTACCCATGGCACGTTCCTCAACAAAACTCGAATCCCTCCCCGCACCTATTGTCGAGTCCATGTCGGGCACGTTTTCCGCTTTGGTGGTAGCACCCGGCTCTTTATCCTGCAGGGACCAGAAGAAGACCGAGAGGCAGAATACGAGTTAACAGTAACACAGTTGAAGGAACTGCGCAAGCAGCAACAGATGTTGTTGGAGAAGAAGATGCTAGGAGAAGATtcagatgaagaagaggaaatggataACACTGAATGGAAGAGGAATACTAGTAACCAAGATGATGATATGGGTTGTACCTGGGGAATGGGAGAAGATGCTGTAGAGGATGATGCAGAAGAGAATCCCATTGTCTTAGAGTTTCAGCAGGAAAGGGAAGCCTTTTATATAAAGGACCCAAAAAAGGCTCTCCAAGGTTTCTTTGACCGAGAAGGAGAAGAACtagaatatgaattttatgaaCAGGGACATAGCACTTGGCTCTGCAGGGTGAGATTACCTGTGGATGATTCAACTGGGAAACAGCTGGTGGCTGAGGCCATTcactcaggaaagaaaaaagaagcaatgaTTCAGTGCTCACTGGAAGCTTGCCGGATCCTTGATACTTTGGGATTGCTGCGGCAGGAAGCAGTATCTCGGAAAAGGAAAGCCAAGAACTGGgaagatgaatatttttatgatagtGATGATGACACATTCCTTGATCGCACTGGCCTTGTGGAGAAGAAGCATCTTAACCGAATGAAGAAGGCTGGGAAGATTGATGAGAAGCCAGAGACCTTTGAATCACTGGTTGCAAAGTTAAATGATGCTGAAAGGGAACTCTCTGAAATTTCTGAGAGTCTCAAGTCCTCAAGCAAAGCTCTGTCAGAGTCCCCACCTCAGGATTCTTTAGATGCATTCATGTCAGAAATGAAATCAGGGAGTGCATTAGATGGTGTGTCCAGGAAGAAACTTCATCTCAGAACTTTCGAACTGAGGAAAGAACAACAGAGGCTTAAAGggttaataaaaattgtaaagccAGCAGATATTCCAGAACTAAAAAAGACTGAAAGTCAGACTACAGATACagaaaataaagctaagaaacTTACACTGCCTCTCTTTGGTGCTATGAAAGGAGGAAGcaaattcaagttaaaaactgGAACAGTAGGGAAATTTCCCCCCAAGCGTCCAGAACTCCCTCCGGCTCTAATGAGAATGAAGGACGAGCCTGaagtagaagaggaggaggaagaagaagatgaagaagaagagaaagaaaagggggagcaCGAAGAGAAAATGGAGGATGGAAACAGCAGGTTGCCACAGGAGATAGAGCCAGAAACTTCAGTGCAGGAAATGAGTTCTCCCACAGATCTCACATGTTCTAAGGAAACAAAAAACCATGAAAACATGTCTCAAATCAGCCACatggaacagaagaaaaattatcaagAGATTAATGAAACATCTTCATCCTGCAAAGAACCATCAGCACCAAAGAATGAATATGAGAAAAGCAGAGAtgaattgaagaaaaagaaagctcctGGTCCAGGCAAATTTCCCCCCACACTTTCTTCTAAATATCCCGAAGATGACCCAGACTACTGTGTGTGGGTTCCACCTGAAGGCCAAAGTGGAGATGGCAGAACTCATCTTAATGACAAGTATGGCTATTGA